A window of the Dyadobacter pollutisoli genome harbors these coding sequences:
- a CDS encoding FAD-binding and (Fe-S)-binding domain-containing protein: MTSPAPVSKSDLSSLAQQLEGDLYSDNTMRTLYATDASAYREMPLAVAIPKTISDLKTLISYATANRISLIPRTAGTSLAGQVVGNGIVVDVSKNFNKILEINVEEHWVRVQPGVVRDELNMALKSYGLYFGPETSTANRAMIGGMVGNNSCGSNSIVYGSAREHTLEVKAILADGSDAEFKAVSGSDFKTLLGNAQQKNGSASLLDKIYLKTNEILNSPENQAEIRKNFPKPSIERRNTGYALDMLLHTEPYANHSESADVKPFNMCSLIAGSEGTLCFLTEIKLNLVPLPPKTQGLVCVHCDTIDEALRATILTLRYQPHAVELIDDYVLECATTNAEQKKNAFFVKNKPDGKFPAILVVDLSRETQEEVERIAAEMTKELQEAGIGFHYPLLFGDDTKKIWTLRKAGLGLLANIPGDEKAVAVIEDTAVDVYDQPDYIRDFNVILKKHGMSAVHYAHAGTGEIHLRPIINLKTSEGHKQFRMIAEEIADLVKKYDGSLSGEHGDGRLRGEFIPKMVGEHNYQLFKEIKKTWDPNNIFNPGKIVDTAPMDTFLRYEADQQTPEFKTYFRFQDQDILQHAEQCNGSGDCRKTEMSGGTMCPSFMATRNEKDTTRARANILREMLTRSPKENRFDNQEIKEVYDLCLACKGCKGECPSNVDVAKLKMEFLQQYHDVHGVPLRSWLVGNFSKMTGIASYVPWAYNLVFKNAPLRKIANRVVGFHPERTMPLLHSTTLTKWYEQRKKTNTTASRKVYLFCDEFTNYNDVEIGKKSIQVLEKLGYEVIIPKHGPSGRPQLSKGLLKDAKKIAEENIRLLKDVISHETPLVGIEPSAILTFRDEYPDLVSENMLEDAKNLALNALQFDEFIAREIELKHISRDQFTKEKRLIKLHGHCQQKAISSMVPTKKMLSLPENYIVQLIPSGCCGMAGSFGYEKEHYDISMQIGELVLFPAVRQQPEEVIIAAPGTSCRHQIHDGTGRKALHPAEILWDALGF, translated from the coding sequence ATGACATCGCCGGCCCCTGTTTCCAAATCTGACCTGAGTTCGCTTGCCCAACAACTTGAAGGTGACTTGTATTCCGACAATACAATGCGCACTTTATATGCTACGGATGCGTCTGCGTACCGGGAAATGCCCCTGGCCGTAGCTATTCCTAAAACGATCAGTGACCTTAAAACCCTGATCTCCTACGCTACGGCAAACCGTATTTCTCTGATACCGAGAACGGCTGGAACTTCGTTGGCAGGGCAGGTCGTAGGTAACGGAATTGTCGTAGATGTCTCGAAGAATTTCAACAAAATACTGGAAATCAATGTCGAAGAACACTGGGTAAGAGTCCAGCCGGGTGTGGTAAGAGATGAGCTGAACATGGCTTTAAAATCTTACGGACTATATTTCGGGCCGGAAACTTCTACCGCCAACCGGGCCATGATTGGTGGAATGGTAGGGAACAATTCGTGTGGCTCCAATTCCATTGTGTACGGCAGCGCCAGAGAGCATACACTGGAAGTAAAAGCGATTCTCGCGGATGGATCGGACGCCGAATTCAAGGCTGTTTCAGGTTCGGATTTCAAAACATTACTGGGCAATGCACAACAGAAAAACGGAAGCGCATCCCTTCTTGATAAGATATACCTGAAAACCAACGAGATACTAAACTCTCCTGAAAACCAGGCTGAGATCAGGAAAAACTTCCCTAAACCAAGTATCGAAAGACGGAACACTGGTTATGCGCTGGACATGCTGTTGCACACTGAACCTTACGCAAACCATTCAGAATCAGCAGATGTAAAGCCATTTAACATGTGCAGCCTGATCGCCGGATCGGAAGGTACATTGTGTTTTTTAACTGAAATAAAATTAAATCTGGTACCGCTGCCTCCCAAAACACAGGGGCTGGTCTGCGTCCATTGTGATACCATCGACGAAGCGCTTCGTGCCACGATATTGACATTGAGATACCAGCCGCACGCCGTCGAACTGATTGACGACTACGTGCTCGAATGCGCCACCACAAATGCAGAACAGAAGAAAAATGCTTTTTTTGTTAAGAATAAACCTGACGGAAAATTTCCCGCTATCCTGGTAGTAGACCTTTCCAGAGAAACGCAGGAAGAAGTCGAAAGGATTGCAGCGGAAATGACCAAAGAGTTGCAGGAAGCAGGTATCGGCTTCCATTATCCACTGCTTTTTGGAGATGATACTAAAAAAATATGGACGCTGCGAAAAGCTGGACTTGGCTTACTTGCTAATATACCCGGTGACGAAAAGGCGGTAGCTGTTATCGAAGACACGGCTGTGGATGTTTATGACCAGCCGGACTACATTCGCGATTTCAATGTGATCCTTAAAAAACATGGCATGTCAGCTGTGCATTATGCTCACGCTGGTACCGGCGAAATTCACCTTCGGCCCATCATTAACCTTAAAACCAGTGAAGGGCATAAGCAATTCAGGATGATCGCCGAGGAAATTGCCGATCTGGTTAAAAAGTATGACGGATCGCTTTCAGGGGAACATGGTGACGGTCGATTACGTGGCGAATTTATTCCTAAAATGGTTGGTGAGCACAATTACCAGCTTTTCAAAGAGATCAAAAAAACCTGGGACCCGAATAACATTTTCAATCCCGGCAAGATCGTCGACACCGCTCCGATGGATACTTTCCTTCGCTACGAAGCTGACCAGCAGACGCCTGAGTTTAAAACGTATTTCCGCTTCCAGGACCAGGATATATTACAGCATGCGGAACAATGCAACGGATCGGGAGACTGTCGCAAAACGGAAATGAGCGGCGGTACCATGTGCCCGAGTTTCATGGCCACCCGCAATGAAAAGGACACCACCCGCGCCCGTGCCAACATTCTGCGCGAAATGCTGACCCGCTCGCCGAAAGAAAACCGGTTTGATAACCAGGAGATTAAAGAAGTATATGACCTGTGCCTTGCTTGTAAAGGCTGCAAAGGTGAATGTCCATCCAATGTGGATGTGGCCAAACTGAAAATGGAGTTTCTTCAACAGTACCATGATGTTCACGGTGTCCCGCTAAGGTCGTGGCTGGTGGGGAATTTCTCCAAAATGACCGGAATTGCGAGCTATGTTCCGTGGGCTTACAATTTGGTTTTCAAGAATGCGCCGCTGCGTAAAATCGCCAACCGCGTAGTAGGTTTTCACCCGGAACGCACGATGCCATTGCTGCACAGTACTACGCTGACGAAATGGTACGAGCAGCGCAAAAAGACTAATACAACAGCATCACGGAAGGTTTACCTGTTTTGCGACGAATTCACAAACTATAATGATGTTGAAATCGGCAAGAAATCTATCCAGGTTTTAGAAAAACTGGGTTATGAAGTAATTATCCCGAAACACGGCCCGTCCGGACGGCCGCAACTATCGAAGGGACTTTTGAAAGACGCAAAAAAAATAGCAGAAGAAAACATTCGTCTTCTGAAAGATGTCATTTCCCACGAAACACCGTTGGTCGGTATCGAGCCGTCGGCGATATTAACATTCCGTGACGAGTACCCTGACCTTGTGAGTGAAAATATGCTGGAAGACGCTAAAAATCTTGCGTTGAATGCATTGCAGTTTGACGAATTCATAGCACGTGAAATTGAGTTGAAACACATATCGCGAGATCAGTTCACCAAGGAGAAACGTTTGATCAAATTACATGGACATTGCCAACAAAAGGCAATTTCCAGCATGGTACCGACAAAAAAAATGCTTTCTCTTCCGGAGAATTATATTGTTCAACTGATTCCGTCGGGATGCTGCGGAATGGCGGGTTCATTTGGCTATGAGAAGGAACATTATGACATCTCCATGCAGATCGGCGAATTAGTACTTTTCCCTGCCGTACGTCAACAGCCCGAAGAAGTGATCATTGCCGCACCGGGAACAAGTTGTCGCCACCAGATACATGATGGCACAGGCCGCAAAGCGTTGCATCCTGCGGAAATTCTTTGGGATGCGCTTGGTTTTTAA
- a CDS encoding NAD(P)-dependent oxidoreductase, with the protein MEAIQKIAVIGGGGRTGKYIVDQLLQKGFSLRLLLRNPNTFTIQDPLIEIIHGDVLDEKIVNVLIEGCQAVISTVGQRKDEPLVASRGAKNVISAIQKQQISAGKVRYILLAGLNVDTLFDKKSPETQKATAWMKETFPAIHEDRQKSYAILEASDVDWTLVRVPCIEFSDEKGNVKVDPEDCPGSKISAGDIARFMIGQLMDNTYLRQAPFIAGF; encoded by the coding sequence ATGGAAGCAATTCAAAAAATAGCTGTCATCGGCGGTGGAGGCCGTACAGGCAAATATATAGTAGATCAATTATTACAGAAGGGGTTCTCATTGCGCTTGCTACTTCGGAATCCCAACACTTTCACCATTCAAGATCCACTCATTGAAATAATCCACGGGGATGTTCTGGACGAAAAAATAGTCAATGTGCTGATTGAGGGCTGTCAGGCAGTGATCAGTACTGTGGGGCAGCGAAAAGATGAGCCTCTTGTGGCCAGTCGTGGTGCTAAGAACGTGATCAGCGCGATTCAAAAGCAACAGATTTCTGCGGGAAAGGTCAGGTATATACTACTAGCGGGCTTGAATGTCGATACACTTTTTGATAAAAAAAGTCCCGAAACACAAAAGGCGACAGCGTGGATGAAAGAAACGTTTCCTGCTATTCACGAAGACAGACAGAAATCGTATGCGATTTTGGAAGCTAGCGATGTAGACTGGACGCTGGTCAGGGTGCCTTGCATTGAGTTCAGTGATGAAAAGGGCAATGTAAAAGTTGACCCGGAGGATTGTCCCGGAAGCAAAATAAGTGCGGGAGATATCGCGCGTTTTATGATCGGGCAGTTAATGGACAATACCTATTTGAGGCAGGCTCCTTTTATTGCTGGTTTTTAA
- a CDS encoding PDDEXK nuclease domain-containing protein produces the protein MNLSHIERDFITNIKEKIRKAQYEALTAVNTRLISLYWEIGKSIAERQSESWGKSIVPTLSKELQAEFPGTGGFSTTNIWYMVQFYTDYQSNTNLQPLVGEIGWSKHIVILSKCKNSQERQFYILSAKKFGWTKNVLIHQIENKTFEKYLLNQTNFDQVLPETLSRQAMLAIKDSYTFDFLNLANEHSENELEVELVKNIRKFLLEMGSDYTFVGNQYRIQVNDRDYWVDLLLYHRKLQCLIAIDLKIGEFEPEHKGKLEFYLAVLNDKVKLPHENESIGIIICKNKDRTIVEYSLKNGTLPIGVSTYNTTNLLPNKFKQLLPSPEEIAERLTDFYK, from the coding sequence ATGAATTTAAGCCATATCGAGAGAGACTTTATAACCAATATAAAGGAGAAAATAAGGAAAGCTCAATACGAAGCGCTCACCGCAGTCAATACCAGATTAATTAGTCTGTACTGGGAAATTGGCAAGTCCATTGCGGAAAGACAATCCGAAAGTTGGGGCAAATCCATTGTCCCAACACTGTCCAAAGAGTTGCAAGCGGAGTTCCCTGGAACCGGCGGCTTCTCGACAACCAACATTTGGTATATGGTACAGTTTTATACTGATTATCAGTCTAATACAAATCTCCAACCATTGGTTGGAGAAATTGGATGGAGCAAGCATATTGTGATCCTTTCGAAATGTAAAAACAGTCAGGAGAGACAATTTTATATTCTGTCTGCCAAGAAATTCGGCTGGACAAAAAATGTCTTAATTCACCAGATCGAAAACAAAACGTTTGAGAAATATCTGCTTAATCAGACAAACTTTGATCAGGTATTGCCTGAGACTTTGAGTAGACAAGCGATGCTTGCCATCAAAGACAGTTACACATTTGACTTTCTGAATCTGGCCAACGAGCACTCAGAAAACGAGTTGGAAGTGGAATTAGTAAAGAACATTAGAAAATTTCTGCTGGAAATGGGAAGCGATTACACATTTGTAGGCAATCAGTACAGAATTCAAGTAAATGACCGCGATTACTGGGTTGACCTTTTACTGTATCACCGCAAACTACAATGCCTCATTGCCATTGATTTAAAAATCGGCGAATTCGAGCCCGAGCATAAAGGGAAGCTGGAATTCTATCTCGCAGTATTAAATGATAAGGTTAAGCTGCCTCATGAGAATGAATCCATCGGTATTATCATTTGTAAAAACAAGGACAGAACCATCGTAGAGTACTCCTTGAAAAATGGTACACTCCCGATTGGTGTTTCAACATATAACACTACTAACTTGCTTCCGAATAAATTCAAACAACTTTTGCCCAGCCCGGAAGAAATTGCTGAAAGGTTGACCGATTTCTACAAGTAG
- a CDS encoding alkylphosphonate utilization protein produces MEVKDSNGTLLSEGDSVKIIKDLKVKGSSTTLKRGTLVKNIRLTDDAEEIEGKVERTVMVLKTMFLQKV; encoded by the coding sequence ATGGAAGTAAAAGATAGTAACGGCACCTTGCTTTCCGAAGGTGATTCGGTGAAAATAATTAAGGATTTGAAAGTAAAAGGCAGCTCTACGACATTGAAAAGAGGAACGCTCGTGAAGAACATTCGCCTGACTGATGATGCAGAAGAAATTGAAGGCAAAGTTGAAAGGACTGTTATGGTTCTGAAAACAATGTTCTTGCAGAAAGTGTAG
- a CDS encoding DUF5686 and carboxypeptidase regulatory-like domain-containing protein, with translation MPQRFLLTTFFILFLVSTIFGQTTTPASGIKGTIKTKKGEPLPFAAIVVKGTSISTISNEEGKYLLNLKPGYYDVIFQYLGFKTGQKGFTVENKMETFDLTMEEQALSLGEVRIGSRDEDPAYTIMRRAIAKSRYHLLQVDSYVAKAYTKSSIVVTDLPMEFLYKKELKEIEKESNFKKGVPILNESVSEVTFKQPNSYKQRVIAARNSQDKGFANPNAYLLTSFYQPEVVKAVSPLSPRAFAYYKFEYQGAFRENGIEVNKIKVTPRSYGEGVYRGTIHIIEDEWSIYSLDLQTVNTGFTIDIKQVYSPVQGVWMPVNQQFHVQGGIYGLKGKGDFVISQSFSNIKINPTFKPDIVVVDDKKQKEEAKKIKLTGREIKSQKLEDVVGKQKEFSAKNLRKMMKEYEKQDLKAKEEKGEDVDLNFTRNDSTQVDSMASMRSTAFWDSIRTVPLTVAEVKSYTRLDSIIVVNEGTQEQRDSLKVSKSDTTRNGKRRSGNDFIGGVLTGHSFRLGKKSPWRLDYVSPLFGAQVNTVEGLVLNGGGLKLRYRGGNPKNDQEGVQLSSSGIKRFSVRQGQEWSFNALTRYSFARERLMPILGIDYGWKRSIINVSVGQTVSQFNSENPMHPLLNTFTTLFLERNFIKIYEKNIIRMDFKTNRENEHFELKANIEYALRSPLQNLNKTNSYRWIDWKRREFTSNIPMNAEVADENVNPTYEMPKHQALTLGVSAAYKPWQKYKTKSGKTSFYDDDSPKFTINYRKGFKDAFGSEVDFDFVQIGVQHGFETGVRSKLSYKLAAGKFLNDKAVFFPDYQHFAGNRFFFQLGDPVGTFRMLDYYRYSTANQFFEAHVLSEFRKFLLTQITWFRVLGIKENFFLHYLATPASDNYTELGYGLDVGIRFPFRVEVVNSFEGFKYKNTVFRIGTTMNFNLGKN, from the coding sequence ATGCCTCAACGTTTCCTGTTAACCACATTCTTTATCCTTTTTTTGGTCTCAACCATCTTTGGACAGACGACCACACCCGCTTCCGGTATTAAAGGGACGATCAAAACCAAAAAGGGAGAGCCGTTGCCTTTTGCAGCTATTGTGGTGAAAGGAACCAGTATCAGTACCATTTCCAATGAAGAAGGTAAGTATCTCCTGAACCTGAAACCGGGTTACTACGATGTTATTTTTCAATATCTGGGGTTCAAAACAGGTCAGAAAGGGTTTACCGTCGAAAATAAAATGGAGACGTTCGACCTCACCATGGAAGAGCAGGCGCTTAGCCTGGGCGAGGTACGTATCGGGAGCCGCGACGAGGATCCCGCATATACGATCATGCGACGTGCAATTGCCAAAAGCAGGTACCATTTGTTGCAGGTCGACAGTTATGTGGCAAAGGCTTACACCAAATCCTCAATCGTGGTTACGGATCTTCCGATGGAGTTTTTGTACAAGAAGGAATTGAAGGAAATCGAAAAAGAGTCTAACTTCAAAAAAGGCGTTCCTATCCTGAATGAGAGCGTTTCCGAGGTGACCTTTAAACAGCCTAACTCTTACAAGCAAAGGGTAATCGCTGCCCGGAACAGCCAGGATAAGGGTTTTGCGAATCCCAATGCATACTTACTCACCAGTTTCTATCAGCCCGAAGTCGTAAAAGCTGTATCCCCGCTTTCGCCAAGGGCATTTGCTTACTACAAGTTTGAATACCAGGGTGCTTTCAGGGAAAATGGCATTGAAGTGAATAAAATCAAAGTCACTCCCCGCTCTTATGGTGAAGGCGTTTACCGCGGCACGATCCACATTATCGAAGACGAATGGAGCATTTATAGTCTTGATCTGCAAACGGTCAACACGGGTTTCACCATTGATATCAAACAGGTTTATAGCCCCGTACAAGGCGTGTGGATGCCAGTTAATCAGCAATTTCATGTGCAGGGAGGCATTTACGGATTGAAAGGGAAAGGTGATTTTGTGATTTCCCAATCATTTTCCAACATCAAGATCAATCCTACTTTCAAGCCTGACATTGTGGTGGTGGATGATAAAAAGCAGAAAGAGGAAGCGAAAAAGATCAAGCTGACGGGCCGCGAAATAAAATCTCAAAAACTGGAAGATGTAGTGGGTAAGCAGAAGGAATTTTCGGCTAAAAACCTGCGGAAAATGATGAAGGAATATGAAAAGCAGGACCTGAAAGCGAAGGAGGAAAAAGGCGAGGATGTGGACCTGAATTTCACCCGAAATGATTCCACACAGGTGGATTCCATGGCGAGTATGCGGAGCACGGCGTTTTGGGATTCGATCCGGACGGTACCGCTCACCGTGGCAGAAGTGAAAAGCTACACCCGGCTGGATAGTATCATTGTGGTCAATGAAGGTACTCAGGAACAGCGGGATAGTCTCAAAGTTTCGAAGTCTGATACGACAAGAAACGGAAAAAGAAGAAGCGGTAATGATTTCATTGGCGGCGTGTTAACGGGCCACAGTTTCCGGCTGGGCAAAAAAAGCCCGTGGCGGCTGGATTACGTTAGTCCGCTTTTTGGAGCACAGGTTAATACTGTGGAAGGACTGGTGTTAAACGGGGGCGGCCTGAAACTGCGTTATCGGGGAGGTAACCCAAAAAATGATCAGGAAGGAGTGCAGCTGAGCTCTTCGGGCATTAAACGTTTTTCGGTGAGGCAGGGGCAAGAATGGTCGTTCAATGCGTTGACCAGGTACTCTTTTGCCCGTGAAAGGTTAATGCCTATTTTGGGAATTGACTACGGCTGGAAGCGGAGTATTATTAATGTCTCGGTAGGACAAACCGTTTCCCAGTTCAACAGTGAAAATCCAATGCACCCGCTGCTAAATACATTCACAACATTGTTTTTGGAAAGAAATTTTATCAAAATATATGAAAAGAACATCATCAGAATGGACTTCAAAACCAATCGTGAAAATGAGCATTTTGAACTGAAAGCGAACATTGAATATGCGTTGCGCTCTCCATTACAAAATTTAAACAAAACGAACTCGTATCGCTGGATTGATTGGAAACGCAGGGAATTTACCTCTAACATTCCCATGAATGCGGAGGTGGCGGACGAGAATGTAAATCCTACTTACGAAATGCCCAAGCACCAGGCGCTTACTTTGGGTGTATCCGCAGCTTACAAGCCGTGGCAGAAATACAAAACAAAAAGTGGCAAGACATCATTCTACGATGATGATTCTCCCAAATTTACGATCAATTACCGTAAAGGTTTCAAGGACGCATTCGGCAGTGAAGTTGATTTTGATTTTGTTCAGATCGGTGTGCAACACGGATTTGAAACTGGTGTAAGGAGCAAGCTGAGCTACAAGCTGGCGGCTGGGAAATTTTTGAATGACAAGGCGGTGTTCTTTCCGGACTATCAACATTTTGCAGGCAACCGGTTTTTCTTCCAGCTAGGTGATCCGGTGGGTACGTTCAGGATGCTGGACTACTACCGTTACAGCACGGCAAATCAGTTTTTTGAAGCACATGTGCTGAGCGAATTCCGCAAGTTCCTGCTTACCCAGATCACCTGGTTTCGCGTTTTGGGTATCAAAGAAAACTTTTTCCTGCATTACCTTGCCACACCCGCCTCTGATAATTATACTGAGCTCGGCTATGGCCTCGACGTAGGTATCCGCTTTCCGTTTCGAGTGGAGGTTGTGAACAGTTTTGAGGGTTTCAAATACAAAAACACCGTCTTCCGTATCGGGACGACGATGAATTTTAATTTGGGGAAAAACTGA
- a CDS encoding AAA domain-containing protein: MDYFKKLLDLLKTEREEDRQSYLRITEMSSVSERRAKGLSWYPIAIRGTEMSRGDYLSVEVERTTHQDIPHQLRFGVPAMLFSNHDAKKDRAEGIVTYQGGNRLKITLRTDELPEWSRDGKLGIDVLFDDNSYDEMQNALKAASALAENEKEGRLVNILTGEKSPTFHPNLPKIEIPRLNSSQLEAVNKIIAANELAIVHGPPGTGKTTTLVQAIKALNQLDHQKILVVAPSNTAVDLLSEKLSEEGLNVVRVGNPVRVSERLTSLTLDSKMAGHSAIKDVKALKKQANEYKNMAHKYKRHFGKAERDQRKALFDEAHRIMKEVGTMEQYVIDDVLNKAQVITATLVGANHHTVRNLKYKTVVIDEAGQALEPACWIPILKGEKVVLAGDHFQLSPTIKSSEAAKNGLSTTLLEKCAATHPESVILLEEQYRMNEAIMGFSSKIFYENRLKAHESVAHHLLFPGDAALAFIDTAGCGFDEKLEGTSSTNPEEAVFLFKHLTQFAAMLNPADFPTIAIISPYKEQINLLKEQLLHSPSLLAFGDKISVNTIDSFQGQERDVVYISMTRSNPEGEIGFLSDIRRMNVAMTRARKKLVVIGDSATLSQLPFYLDFIAYAEQLNAYQSAWEFADL, from the coding sequence ATGGATTATTTCAAAAAGCTCCTCGATTTACTTAAAACAGAAAGAGAAGAAGACCGCCAGTCTTACCTGAGAATTACCGAAATGTCGTCGGTGTCCGAGCGTCGGGCGAAGGGACTTTCGTGGTATCCCATTGCCATACGCGGCACGGAAATGAGCCGGGGCGATTATTTGTCTGTTGAAGTGGAGCGTACTACCCACCAGGATATCCCGCATCAGCTGCGGTTTGGCGTACCGGCGATGCTTTTTAGTAATCATGATGCCAAAAAGGACAGGGCAGAGGGGATCGTCACTTACCAGGGCGGCAACAGATTGAAAATAACATTGCGTACGGACGAACTGCCCGAATGGTCGCGCGACGGCAAGCTGGGGATCGATGTGCTGTTTGATGACAATAGTTATGATGAAATGCAGAATGCCCTGAAAGCAGCCTCTGCATTAGCGGAAAATGAAAAGGAAGGCAGGCTGGTCAACATACTGACTGGCGAGAAATCGCCAACTTTTCATCCCAATCTTCCCAAAATCGAAATTCCCCGCCTGAACAGCTCTCAGCTCGAAGCAGTCAACAAGATCATTGCAGCCAATGAGCTGGCCATTGTGCACGGCCCTCCCGGTACTGGTAAAACGACCACGCTGGTACAGGCGATCAAAGCGCTGAATCAGCTTGACCATCAGAAAATCCTTGTGGTAGCGCCCAGCAATACGGCTGTGGACTTGCTAAGCGAGAAATTGAGTGAGGAAGGCCTGAATGTGGTCAGGGTAGGGAACCCTGTGCGGGTTTCGGAGCGACTTACTTCCCTGACATTGGATAGTAAAATGGCTGGACACAGCGCCATTAAAGATGTGAAAGCGCTGAAAAAGCAAGCCAATGAGTATAAGAACATGGCGCACAAATACAAGCGTCATTTTGGAAAAGCGGAACGTGATCAGCGAAAAGCATTGTTCGATGAGGCTCACCGGATCATGAAGGAAGTAGGTACTATGGAGCAATATGTGATTGACGATGTGCTGAACAAAGCGCAGGTGATCACGGCGACGCTGGTGGGGGCTAATCACCACACGGTCCGAAATCTGAAATATAAAACCGTCGTCATCGACGAAGCGGGGCAGGCATTGGAGCCTGCATGCTGGATCCCGATATTGAAAGGTGAGAAAGTAGTGCTCGCCGGAGACCATTTCCAGTTATCGCCTACGATCAAATCCAGTGAAGCCGCCAAGAATGGATTAAGTACGACCTTACTTGAAAAATGCGCTGCTACACATCCCGAATCGGTGATTCTGCTGGAAGAACAATACCGGATGAATGAGGCGATTATGGGTTTTTCTTCTAAAATATTTTACGAAAATCGCCTGAAAGCGCACGAGTCCGTCGCGCATCATTTGCTATTTCCCGGCGACGCTGCTCTGGCATTCATTGATACCGCTGGCTGTGGTTTTGATGAAAAACTGGAAGGTACCAGCTCCACCAATCCCGAGGAAGCGGTGTTTCTTTTCAAACATCTGACCCAGTTTGCGGCAATGTTGAATCCTGCCGATTTTCCTACTATCGCCATTATATCGCCATATAAGGAGCAGATCAATTTACTGAAAGAACAACTGCTGCACAGTCCTTCATTGCTGGCGTTCGGGGATAAAATTTCGGTCAACACCATTGATAGTTTTCAGGGGCAGGAGCGTGATGTGGTTTACATTAGCATGACGAGAAGTAACCCGGAAGGTGAAATCGGGTTTTTGTCTGACATCCGGCGCATGAATGTGGCCATGACGCGCGCCAGAAAAAAACTGGTAGTGATCGGAGACAGCGCGACGCTTTCTCAGCTTCCGTTTTACCTGGATTTTATCGCCTATGCCGAGCAGCTGAACGCATATCAGAGTGCGTGGGAATTTGCGGATCTCTGA
- a CDS encoding multidrug effflux MFS transporter, whose protein sequence is MSRKTYFFLILILGSLTALGPFSIDMYLPGFPAIAKDLHTTAAKVSLSLSGFFIGISVGQLLYGPLLDRFGRKKPLFIGLCVYILASAGCAMSGSINELIVWRVIQAIGSCAATVASVAMVRDLFPVSDNAKVFSLLLLVVGVSPMIAPTVGGYVTAAFGWHAVFLILTGMGVAILAATALWLPDSYKPDKTMSLKPRPIILNFLAVVREPQFYTYSLTGAIAFAGLFAYVSGSPLVFMEVFHTDEKVYGWIFAFLSVGFIGSSQLNTLFLRKFTSEQIVNMALICQVIIGFTFLAAALSGMLTLITTVVFLFLFLCCVGYTYPNAAALSLAPFTKNAGSASALMGAFQMGMGTLISIAISLFEEPSVVPMVGAMAGSALLALVVLVVGRRFITEKVDVQQGADAGVMH, encoded by the coding sequence ATGTCCAGAAAGACGTATTTCTTTTTAATCCTTATTTTAGGAAGTTTAACCGCATTAGGCCCTTTTTCAATCGATATGTATCTCCCCGGCTTTCCGGCTATTGCAAAAGACCTTCACACTACCGCTGCCAAAGTATCGCTTTCGTTATCAGGGTTTTTCATTGGAATTTCCGTAGGCCAGTTGCTCTACGGTCCGTTGCTTGACCGGTTTGGCAGAAAAAAACCATTATTTATAGGACTGTGCGTATACATTCTCGCCTCGGCTGGCTGTGCGATGTCAGGTAGTATCAATGAACTGATCGTTTGGCGGGTAATACAGGCAATCGGAAGCTGCGCTGCGACGGTGGCTTCGGTGGCCATGGTGCGTGATCTGTTTCCTGTAAGCGATAATGCAAAGGTATTCTCTTTGCTTTTGCTGGTGGTAGGCGTGTCACCGATGATCGCTCCCACAGTTGGAGGCTACGTGACTGCCGCGTTTGGCTGGCACGCGGTGTTCCTGATCCTTACCGGAATGGGTGTTGCGATCCTGGCCGCGACGGCACTCTGGCTTCCCGACAGTTACAAGCCCGACAAAACCATGTCGCTCAAACCCAGGCCGATCATTCTCAACTTTTTGGCGGTTGTACGCGAACCACAGTTTTATACATACTCATTGACTGGTGCCATTGCATTCGCAGGCTTATTCGCTTATGTCTCCGGTTCGCCGCTGGTTTTCATGGAAGTGTTTCATACCGACGAAAAAGTGTATGGATGGATATTCGCATTCCTTTCCGTCGGATTCATTGGTTCAAGCCAGCTGAATACTTTGTTTTTAAGGAAATTTACCAGTGAGCAAATCGTCAATATGGCATTGATCTGCCAGGTGATTATTGGTTTTACATTTCTGGCAGCGGCTTTAAGCGGTATGCTGACGTTGATCACCACTGTCGTGTTCCTATTTCTGTTTTTGTGCTGTGTCGGGTACACCTATCCCAATGCTGCGGCTTTGTCTCTCGCGCCATTTACCAAAAATGCTGGCAGCGCATCTGCATTGATGGGCGCTTTTCAAATGGGAATGGGGACATTGATATCAATCGCCATCAGTTTGTTTGAAGAACCTTCCGTTGTTCCAATGGTAGGGGCAATGGCAGGATCTGCATTACTTGCACTGGTAGTTTTAGTGGTTGGTCGCCGTTTTATCACTGAAAAAGTGGATGTTCAGCAAGGTGCGGATGCTGGTGTTATGCATTAA